The following are encoded together in the Acaryochloris thomasi RCC1774 genome:
- a CDS encoding EAL domain-containing protein: MAYDPSQINDDDMPTTLSPQVSASHRCQTAATDSAPTSLQQVRHLLVLQDSNGERVVPLDASTYSIGRHQANSIVIQDKAVSRHHALLLRIPDPQSGNFFFRIVDGNLQGKRSHNGLWINGQRYYSQDLKDQDTIAFSAKIHATYHQVTDEEIDPRQTYSSALEPLKPCSPAAVSASERQQLNDAALVRLSSMPEMMPHPIIEMDMEGRVTYLNPKATAQFPNLRTDPQHPIKTGLTVGFLKNLNHYYVREIEIGNYFYEQSIHCIPQSQLIRSYLIDITQRKQVEQILRKSEERYAAAARGANDGLWDWDLKNNTIYFSPRWKAMIGYEDHEISDQIAEWFPRIHPEDRSRVKDEIEHHLSGRSPHFESEYRLKHKNGEYRWFRSRGLASLDEQQQPLRIAGSQTDITEYHLAREQLLHDAFYDSMTRLPNRVLLMDRISQAIKKCKRQQQEHCAVLFLDLDRFKVINDSLGHMLGDRLLIEVAQRLSSCLRQDDTVARLGGDEFVLLINSIPDIQAAISAVRRIQSSLKAGFNLGGQEIFTTASIGIALGHPHYESAEDLLRDADAAMYQAKQQGKDGYVVFKSAMHSQAVALLQLENDLRRALDRQEFRLHYQPIVQLQTQKIIGFEALTRWQHPERGLVPPSDFIPLAEDTGMIVPLGQWLLQEACSQMLHWQQQFPHETPLSICVNISSRQFAQNDFVADIRQTLTDFPIARSSLKLEITEGVIMEQEETVAEKLKQLKAMGVRLSIDDFGTGYSSLSYLQTFPVDTLKVDRSFVMKMGHPDSREIVKTIVMLAHNLKLDVVAEGIETQAQGKLLKEMNCEYGQGYYYSRPVEHHAATNLLAKSQSDIIEHQTQYTSKYRSIQLS, translated from the coding sequence ATGGCCTACGATCCCAGCCAGATTAACGACGACGACATGCCCACAACGCTGTCACCTCAGGTCAGTGCATCCCATAGATGCCAGACCGCAGCAACAGATTCGGCCCCGACATCACTCCAGCAAGTTCGTCACCTCCTGGTTCTTCAAGACAGCAACGGGGAACGCGTTGTTCCTTTAGACGCTTCTACCTACTCCATTGGTCGCCATCAGGCCAACTCCATCGTTATTCAAGACAAAGCAGTCTCGCGCCACCACGCCCTCCTCCTCCGCATTCCCGATCCGCAAAGCGGCAACTTCTTTTTCCGGATCGTCGATGGCAATCTCCAAGGCAAGCGCAGCCACAACGGTCTTTGGATTAACGGCCAGCGCTACTATTCTCAAGATCTCAAAGATCAGGACACTATCGCCTTCAGCGCCAAAATACACGCCACATACCATCAGGTCACTGACGAAGAGATTGATCCCAGACAAACCTATTCATCCGCATTAGAACCGTTAAAGCCCTGCAGTCCGGCTGCCGTCAGCGCCAGTGAACGTCAGCAGCTCAATGATGCTGCCCTCGTGCGGCTATCATCAATGCCAGAAATGATGCCCCATCCCATCATCGAAATGGATATGGAAGGGCGAGTCACCTACCTCAATCCCAAAGCCACAGCCCAGTTTCCGAACCTCCGCACCGATCCCCAGCATCCAATTAAGACCGGCCTCACGGTGGGATTCCTCAAGAATCTCAACCATTATTATGTTCGAGAGATTGAAATCGGCAACTATTTTTACGAACAATCCATTCACTGTATTCCGCAGAGCCAGCTGATCCGCTCGTACCTGATTGATATTACCCAACGAAAACAGGTCGAGCAGATTCTGCGAAAAAGCGAAGAGCGCTACGCCGCCGCCGCTAGAGGTGCTAACGACGGCCTTTGGGACTGGGATCTCAAGAACAATACCATTTACTTCTCACCGCGCTGGAAAGCCATGATTGGTTATGAAGATCATGAAATCAGCGATCAGATTGCCGAATGGTTTCCCCGTATTCATCCCGAAGATCGGAGCCGCGTCAAAGATGAAATAGAGCACCATCTCAGCGGCCGCAGTCCCCACTTTGAAAGCGAGTATCGACTCAAGCACAAAAACGGAGAATATCGCTGGTTTCGCAGTCGCGGTCTTGCCAGCCTAGACGAACAACAGCAGCCTCTCCGCATTGCGGGTTCTCAAACCGACATTACAGAGTATCACCTGGCACGAGAACAGCTGCTGCACGATGCATTTTACGATTCCATGACCCGCTTACCCAATCGGGTTTTATTAATGGACCGGATCAGTCAAGCTATCAAAAAATGTAAGCGGCAGCAGCAAGAACACTGCGCAGTCCTATTTCTTGATCTCGACCGCTTCAAGGTGATTAACGACAGTCTCGGTCACATGCTAGGCGATCGCCTCCTCATCGAAGTCGCCCAGCGTCTGTCGAGCTGCCTGCGCCAAGACGACACCGTGGCCCGTCTTGGCGGCGATGAGTTTGTGTTGTTAATCAACAGCATCCCAGATATTCAGGCTGCGATCAGCGCCGTTCGCCGCATCCAAAGTAGCCTCAAAGCAGGCTTTAACCTCGGCGGACAAGAGATATTTACCACAGCCAGCATTGGCATCGCCCTTGGGCACCCGCACTATGAATCAGCCGAAGATCTGCTGCGTGATGCAGATGCAGCGATGTACCAAGCCAAACAGCAAGGCAAAGATGGATACGTCGTTTTCAAGAGTGCGATGCATTCACAGGCAGTGGCTCTTTTGCAGCTTGAGAACGATCTGCGCCGCGCCCTCGATCGTCAGGAATTTCGGCTTCACTATCAACCCATTGTGCAGCTACAAACGCAAAAGATTATCGGGTTTGAAGCGCTGACGCGTTGGCAACATCCAGAACGCGGGTTGGTCCCCCCCTCTGACTTCATTCCTTTGGCAGAAGATACGGGCATGATTGTCCCTCTGGGACAGTGGCTACTGCAAGAGGCCTGTAGCCAAATGCTGCATTGGCAACAGCAATTTCCCCATGAAACGCCGCTATCTATCTGCGTCAATATCTCTAGTCGTCAGTTTGCCCAAAACGATTTCGTCGCAGATATCCGTCAGACTTTAACGGATTTTCCGATTGCCAGGAGTAGCCTCAAGCTAGAGATTACGGAGGGGGTGATCATGGAGCAAGAAGAGACAGTAGCCGAAAAGCTAAAACAGCTCAAAGCGATGGGTGTGCGCCTCAGCATTGATGACTTCGGTACAGGCTATTCGTCGCTGAGCTATCTACAAACCTTTCCGGTGGATACTCTAAAGGTCGATCGGTCCTTTGTCATGAAAATGGGGCACCCCGACAGTCGTGAGATTGTCAAAACGATTGTGATGCTGGCCCATAATCTCAAGCTCGACGTCGTCGCAGAAGGCATCGAAACGCAGGCCCAGGGGAAGCTTCTCAAGGAAATGAATTGTGAATATGGGCAGGGATACTACTACTCTCGCCCCGTGGAGCATCACGCCGCGACGAATCTACTGGCTAAATCCCAAAGCGATATCATAGAGCACCAAACCCAATACACTTCAAAATATCGCAGTATCCAGCTGAGTTAG
- a CDS encoding cell division protein SepF translates to MDKMVPFLGMNGYTILVLKLKSFSDADDAIAALKAGHVLLLNLSRLQPQSIQRMTDYIAGSTYALAGQQVEVGSGLFLFTPPAIGLSAGSTEQKHSQFQANSA, encoded by the coding sequence ATGGATAAAATGGTGCCGTTTTTAGGCATGAATGGATATACAATTCTGGTCTTAAAACTGAAATCATTTAGCGATGCTGATGATGCGATCGCAGCTTTGAAGGCAGGGCATGTTTTGCTCTTGAACCTCTCGCGTCTGCAGCCTCAATCTATCCAGCGGATGACGGACTACATCGCTGGCAGCACCTATGCACTCGCGGGTCAGCAGGTTGAAGTTGGCAGCGGTCTGTTTCTGTTTACGCCTCCGGCCATTGGTCTTTCGGCAGGTTCGACAGAGCAAAAACACAGCCAATTCCAGGCTAATTCTGCTTAG